A genome region from Syntrophaceae bacterium includes the following:
- the buk gene encoding butyrate kinase, giving the protein MEKTRHILAVNVGSTSTKVAFYRDAERLVQETLTYSAAELAGFKDLREQLPLREAGLRAFIEKNGIDMKSVDLVISRGGLGRPAPAGAYAIDEAMCEDLMEGRYGKHPSALGPSMAMGLARQYGIPAVVIDPPSTDEFQPLARVSGLPEIERKSAFHALNQKAAARRAAAKLGKRYEEVNLVVAHLGGGITIGAHNRGRVIDCTHGLTEGPFSPERAGALPTQDLLDLAGRMGPKDLSKRLVGQGGLAAYLGTTDAVKVEAAVKAGDAKAELIYRAMAYQVAKDIGAMAAVLAGEVDAVVLTGGLAHSGMLTGWVGKQVQFIAPVCIFPGEDEMEAMAEGALRILRGEETPRTYQP; this is encoded by the coding sequence GGACGCGGAGCGCCTCGTGCAGGAAACCCTCACCTACAGCGCCGCGGAGCTTGCCGGCTTCAAGGACCTCCGGGAGCAGCTTCCCCTGCGCGAGGCGGGCCTTCGGGCATTCATCGAGAAGAACGGCATCGACATGAAATCGGTCGATCTCGTCATCAGCCGCGGCGGGCTGGGACGCCCCGCCCCGGCGGGCGCCTACGCCATCGACGAGGCCATGTGCGAGGACCTCATGGAGGGCCGCTACGGCAAGCACCCCTCTGCCCTGGGGCCGTCGATGGCGATGGGCCTTGCGCGGCAGTACGGCATTCCCGCCGTCGTGATCGACCCGCCGAGCACCGACGAGTTCCAGCCCCTGGCCCGCGTGTCGGGCCTGCCCGAGATCGAGCGCAAGAGCGCCTTTCACGCCCTGAACCAGAAGGCCGCGGCGCGCAGGGCAGCCGCGAAGCTCGGGAAACGCTACGAGGAGGTCAACCTCGTCGTCGCCCACCTGGGCGGGGGAATCACCATCGGGGCCCACAACCGGGGCCGGGTGATCGACTGCACGCACGGCCTGACCGAGGGGCCCTTCTCGCCCGAGCGGGCCGGGGCCCTGCCGACGCAGGACCTGCTCGACCTGGCCGGCCGCATGGGCCCGAAGGACCTGTCGAAAAGGCTCGTGGGCCAGGGGGGGCTTGCGGCCTACCTGGGGACGACAGACGCCGTGAAGGTCGAGGCGGCCGTGAAGGCCGGCGACGCGAAGGCCGAGCTGATCTACCGGGCCATGGCCTACCAGGTCGCCAAGGACATCGGCGCCATGGCGGCCGTCCTGGCGGGCGAGGTCGACGCCGTCGTCCTGACCGGGGGGCTTGCCCACTCGGGGATGCTCACCGGGTGGGTCGGGAAGCAGGTGCAGTTCATCGCCCCGGTCTGCATCTTTCCCGGGGAGGACGAGATGGAGGCCATGGCCGAGGGCGCCCTGCGGATCCTGCGCGGCGAGGAGACCCCTCGAACATACCAGCCCTGA
- a CDS encoding EamA family transporter, whose product MTHAELVNIGLLVVTMLLWGTTPLLEKIGLREVDPTIGVFIRSAAVTIVLAAFLLVTGRFQEFAKVSMKNYTIFAATGIMAGLLAMWTYFYVLRTGMISQVVPITASYPILTAALGILVLGEAATPQRILGIALAVIGIILVKQS is encoded by the coding sequence ATGACCCATGCAGAGCTTGTGAACATCGGCCTTCTCGTCGTCACGATGCTTCTCTGGGGTACGACGCCCCTGTTGGAGAAGATCGGTCTCCGCGAGGTCGACCCCACCATCGGCGTCTTCATCCGCAGCGCCGCCGTGACGATCGTCCTGGCGGCATTCCTGCTGGTGACGGGCCGCTTCCAGGAGTTTGCGAAGGTCTCGATGAAAAACTACACCATCTTCGCCGCGACGGGGATCATGGCAGGCCTTCTGGCCATGTGGACCTACTTTTACGTGCTGCGCACCGGGATGATCTCCCAGGTGGTCCCCATCACGGCATCCTATCCGATCCTGACGGCCGCCCTCGGCATTCTCGTCCTCGGCGAGGCGGCGACCCCCCAGCGGATCCTGGGGATCGCCCTCGCGGTGATCGGCATTATCCTGGTCAAGCAGAGCTGA